Genomic window (Pseudomonas sp. MM211):
TTATCTGCCATGACGACCGCCATGCTCGCACATTGCACCTCCTATCTTGTCGACCTGCCGCGCCGTGTGGCGGTTCCCCTGTTCGCGCTGTTGCTGGCAGGCTGCAGCACGGTCGATTACTACGGCCAGCTGGCCCGCGGGCAACTGCAGTTGCTGCACGCGCGGCAACCGGTGCAGGCGCTGATCGACGATCCATCGACCAAGCCGCAACTGCGCCAGCGCCTGGCGCTGTCCCAGGAGGCGCGCAGCTTCGCCAGCGAGCATCTGGGCCTGCCGGACAATCGCAGCTATCGCCTGTATGCCGATCTACAACGGCCGTTCGTGGTGTGGAACCTGTTCGCCACCCCGGAGTTTTCCCTGCAGCCGCAACTGCACTGCTTTCCAATCGCCGGCTGCGTGGCTTACCGCGGTTTTTATGAGCAGAACCGTGCTCGCGGCGCGGCGGCACTGCTCGATGCACAGGGGCTCGACACTTATTTGGGCGGGGTGGAGGCCTATTCGACCCTGGGTTGGTTCGATGATCCGATCCTCAACACCATGCTGCGCTGGAGCGACGAACGTCTGGTCGCGGTGATTTTCCACGAACTGGCGCACCAGCAGTATTACCTGGCCGGCGACACCGCTTTCAACGAGTCCTATGCCACCTTCGTCGAGAGGGAGGGGTTGCGCCAGTGGCGTGCTGCACGGGGCTTGCCGGCTGCGCAGGCGTTGCCGGTTCAGCCGCGCGAGCAGTTCAGCGAACTGGTGCTGGCCAGTCGCGCGCGCCTGGAAGCCCTCTACGCCAGCGGCCTCGATGCCGACGCGATGCGTGCTGGCAAGCAAGCCGAATTCGACCGTCTGCGCGACGAGTACCGGCAGCTGCAGGCCACGCAATGGAAAGGCGTCGGCTATTACGATGGCTGGATCAACGGGCCGCTGAACAACGCCAAGTTGCTGCCCTTCGGTCTTTACGATCGCTGGGTGGAGGCCTTTGCCGGCCTGTTCCGCGAGGCGCAGGGCGACTGGCCGACGTTCTATCGCCGGGTGGCAGAGCTGGGTGCTTTGTCTGATGAGCAACGGCTTATACAACTGCAAGCGCTAGATGCTGTCCGAGAGAAGTGAACAACACGCAGAGGAAGGTCGTGATGAAAGGATGGACGGCAGTGATGCTGGTGCTTGGCCTGTTGGGCAGCAATGCCTGGGCCGCGCCCAAGTCGTGCGAGGAGCTCAGGCAGGAGATCGAAGTGAAGATCCAGGCTGCGGGCGTTGCCAGCTATACGCTGGAGATCGTCACGAACGAAGAGGTCGAGGACGACAGCATGGTGATCGGCACGTGCGACAACGGCACTCGCAAGGTGATCTATCAGCGCAATGACCTCACCGGTTCGAGGATGATGTAGCCCTCAGCCAGCGAAGGCCTGGTGCAACTGCGCCAGCGTCTGGAAGTGATGGGCCGGCCGTTCGCCGCTCAACTCTTCCAGGCTGCCGAAGCCATAACCTACCGCCACGGCATCGAGGCCGTTGCTGTGAGCGCCGATCAGGTCGTGCTTGCGGTCGCCGATCATCAGCGTATCGGCAGGATCGAGGCCTTCCTGCTCAAGCAGGTGGGCGATCAGTTCCACCTTGTTGGTACGTGTGCCATCCAGCTCACTGCCATAGATCGTCTTGAAGTAGCGACCGAAATCGAAGTGGCGGGCGATCTCCGTGGCGAACACTGTGGGTTTGCTGGTGGCGATATACAGCGTGCGCCCTTGCTCGCGCAGCAGTTGCAGTAGCTCGACCACGCCGTCGAACACCTGATTTTCGTACAGCCCGACGTCGCGAAACCGCACCCGGTAGTGGTTCACCGCATCCCAGGCGCGTGCCTCGCTGAGGCTGTAGGTGTGCATGAAGCACTGCAGCAGCGGCGGGCCGATGAAGTGCTCCAGGGCCTGCAGATCGGGCTCATGGATATCCAGCTGCGCCAGGGCGTACTGCACCGAACGGGTGATGCCCTCGCGCGGGTCGGTCAGGGTGCCGTCGAGGTCGAAGAGAACGGTGCGCTGCTGCATGCTGTGGATATCCGCTGGCCTGAATCGGCGCGGATTGTCCCGCACTGCAAGCCGCTCAAGCAACTCAGGCCGGCGCCGGGCGATAGACCCAGCGCAGGCTCAGGCGCGTCAGTGGCCAGAGCAGCGCCATTAGCAGGAGCCCGAACAGCACTACCAGCGCCATGGCCATGAACTCCGAACCGGAATACAAAACCACCAGCAGCACGACGCAAAGCACGGTCGCCACGACCAACCAGATACCCATGCACACCAGCACGCTTGCCAGCAGACGACCGACAGCCAGCTGCGGCAACTGCGGCGGTAGCGCCCCGCGGGCGGCGAGCAGGGCGATCAGCCCGTACATGAGCCCGGAAGCACTGCCGACAGCCTGCAGCCACTCCATGCCGTAGGGATTGATGACGCCGATCGGCAGCAGCGTGAGCAGTTTCATATAGATCACGCAGAACAGCAGACCGAAGGCCAGCGCAGTCTCGCCACGGCCGACCCGACCGAGCCCGCTTTCAACCTGGGCCGTGCGCCGCATCAGGTGCAGGCTGAGCCACAGCGGCAGTAGCACCGCCAACACGAACAAAAGGAGGTTCACCGGCTGCACGAGCAGTCTGGGAGATATCCCAAAGTCGCTTTCGTAGATCCATGTAATCAACTGAATCCACAGCAGTCTGAAGAACAGACTAACCAGAGTGAAGGCAACAAAGTAGAAGCCTACGAAGAGCGCAATAAGCCGCCCGGGGCGGGTGACGGTCACCAGGTTGTGACGCTGCAGGTAGTAGCGGGTCAGCAGCAGCGCACTGCAGCCATCGACCGCCAGCGCAGTGAGCCAGGAGGTCGCAAGCGGCCACAGATCGTTCAGATAGGCTTGCAGGTATTCGGGCCCCAAGGTCAGCCACATGATGATCCAGTGGATCGTCAGGCCCGCTGCGCAGCAGAGCATCGCCGTGAGCAACAGGCGCATGGGCAGCCCCGACGACTGCCTGGCTTCGCCCGACAGGCCGGATTCAACCTGGGTAATGGCGTAAGGGTTGCTGTGCATGGGGATTCCTTTCGCGGCACGTCTTTGAGGGCCAGCAGGATATACCGGCGCAGTGTGCGTTGCTGTGATCGCTCTACGGTTCTCCAGCCATGAGATATTCGCACTAGCCTGGGCTTGTATTTCCCTGATCCGAAACCTCCCACTGTCGGTGCTGTTACAGTTGTGAAACATTTTGTTTCATTTGTTCGGGCTGAAGGCGCCGGGTTTTCATGGGCTCATCCGTCTTGGGTGGTAAGAGCCGGATATTTTCCCGCTCTCCATGAGTTGCAAGGCGCCTGCACAGGCGCATTGCGTCTTTCACCTTGCACCTCACCCTGGCGTGTCGCGCTGCCTTCGTTTGCCTGAGTGCGAGCGCAGGTTCGGCTGACGTCGGGGATGGTTATTGGATGCTCAGGCAGAGGTCGGGCCCGTCATGACGTTTTCCCCTTTCCCCATTCGCCGGCGCTGGCTGCTCGCCGCGGTCGCGCTCGTGCCGGTCATCGCTTTGGCCTGGTTCAACGGCGAGCCGACGCCAGCCTATGAAACCGCTGTGGTTGGCCGTGGCGATGTGGAAGCTACGGTGGTCGCCATCGGCACCCTGCAGCCACGCTACTCGGTGGATGTCGGCGCCCAGGTTTCCGGGCAGATCATGCGCTTGCATGTGGAACCCGGTGATCAGGTGGAAAAGGGCCAGTTGCTCGCCGAAATCGACGCCAGCCTGCATGAGGCCACCGTGGAGGCCGACCGCGCGGCTCTGCAGGGTTTGCGCGCGCAACTGGAAGAACAGCAGGCGCAGTTGCTGCTGGCGCGTCAGCAGCACGAGCGGCAAACCCACCTGGCCAGGCTCGACGCCACCCGCGAAGAGGACGTGCAGGCCGCCGCCGCGGGCTACAAATCGGCCAGGGCGCGGCTCGACAACCTGCGCGCGAAGATCGCCGAAAGCCAGGCACTGCTCAAACGCAACGAGGCACAACTGAGCTACACACGCATCTACGCACCCATCGCCGGCTCGGTGCTGGGCGTCGACGTGAAAGAAGGGCAGACCCTCAACGCCACCTATCAGACGCCCACGGTCATGCGTATCGCCGATCTGCGCAGCATGACCGGCTGGACGCGCGTCTCAGAGGCCGATATCCGCCGGGTCAAGGCAGGCCTGCCGCTGTACTTCACTACCCTCGGCGGTGACGAGCGGCGTTGGCGCAGTACGGTACGCCAGGTATTGCCCGCGCCACCGGTGACCACCACCGGGCAGGGTGAGGCGAGCAGTAGTGCCGCCGAACCGGAAAAGGTGGTGCAGTACACCGTGCTGTTCGAAGTGGATAACAACGACGGCGAGCTGATGCCGCAGATGACCGCCCAGGTGGTGTTCGTCACCGCCTCGGCGAAGGGTGTGCTGACCGCTCCGCTGGATGCCTTGCAGGGCAAACCGGGTAATTATCAGGTGCGTGTTCTTGCCGGGAACCAGGCGCAACAGCGTGCAGTGAAAGTCGGTGCGCGAGATCGCCAGGTGGCGGAAATCCTCGAGGGTCTGCAGGAAGGCGAGCGCCTGGTGACGGGCGATGCGCCGGCCGATTCGGGCATGTCGAGGTTCCAGTGGTAGCTCCAACAACAGCAGCGCTGATCGAACTGCAGGGCATCAGGCGCACCTACGGGGGTGAGAACGGCGCGCCAGCCGTCGATGTGCTGCGTGGCATCAGCCTGTCGATCCAGGCGGGTGAGTTCGTCGCCATCGTCGGCACGTCCGGCTCCGGCAAATCGACGCTGATGAACATGCTCGGCTGCCTGGATCGCCCCAGTGCCGGTACTTACCGCTTCGCCGGCGAGGACGTGGCGGCCTTTGATGTCGATCAACTGGCCTGGCTGCGGCGCGAGGCGTTCGGCTTCGTGTTCCAGGGCTATCACCTGATCGCCACCGAGTCAGCGCGGGAGAACGTCGAAGTGCCGGCCATCTACGCCGGCATGCCCGCCGAGCAGCGCCGTGAGCGGGCATCTGCGCTATTGCGTCGGCTGGGGCTGGACGAGCGCCTGGAGCACCGGCCAGGCCAATTGTCCGGCGGCCAGCAGCAACGCGTATCGATTGCCCGGGCGCTGATGAATGGCGGGCGCATCATCCTTGCCGACGAACCCACCGGCGCGCTGGACAGCCGCAGCGGCGAGGAGGTGATGGCGCTGCTGCACGAGCTGGCAGACGCCGGGCACACCATCATTCTGATCACCCACGACCGTGACGTCGCTGCACAGGCGCGGCGGGTGATCGAGATCCGCGATGGGGAAATCATCAGCGACAGCGGCGCCACGCTACCGAGCAACGCGCTGCCTGCCCCGGACATGCGCCAGGCCGGGCGCGACAGCGGCGCCTCCTTCTTCAGCGAGCTGGGCGAGATGATGCGTGGCGCCTGGCGCGTGTTGTTGATCCACCGTTTCCGTACCGCGCTGACCTTGCTGGGCATCGTCATTGGCGTGGCCTCGGTGATCGTCATGCTTGCCGTCGGTGAAGGTGCCCGGCAGAAAGTGGTCGCCGAAATGGGCGTGATGGGCGCCAACATGATGTACGTGTCCAGCGACGTGCCGCGTACCGGCGGCCCAATCGGGGTGCTCACCGAGAGCGATTTCGAGGCGATTGGCAAGCTGCGCGAGGTGGCCCGGGTGATGCCGGTGCTGCGTGATCCGGCACTGATCCGCCACGGCCAGCAGGCGCTGCAGACCGAAGTGCTCGGCGTCGGCGAGAACCTGCCGCACATTCACCGCTGGCCGGTGGCGCGCGGGCGCTTCTTCAGCGCCGCGGAGAACCGCGAGATCGCGCCCGTGGCGGTGCTTGGTCATGAGGTCTACACCAGCGTGTTCCCGGATGGCAGCGATCCGCTCGGCACGATCATCCTGATCAACAGTTCACCCTTCGAGGTCATCGGGGTGATGAGCGAGAAGGGCAGTGAAGCGGGTGGCAACTACCCCGACGAGCAGGTGCTGGTGCCGCACAGCACGGGTGTGGTGCGGGTGTTTCCCAAGCTGCGTGACGAGAGCTACGGGGCCATCGAAGTGAAGCGCAGCGACCTGGTCGCCCAAGCCCAGGCCGCGCTCGAAGAGCTGATGCTGCAGCGCCATGGTCGTCAGGATTTTCGCGTCTACAACTCCGCCGCCAAGCTGCAGGCCGAGGCCAAGACGCGGCAGAGCATGACCCTGATGCTTGGCCTGATCGCCGCCGTATCTCTGCTGGTCGGCGGTATCGGCGTGATGAACGTGATGCTCATGACGGTACGCGAGCGCACCCGCGAGATCGGCATTCGCATGGCCACCGGCGCCCGGCAGCGCGACATCCTGCGCCAGTTTCTCACCGAGTCGGTGCTGGTGACGCTGGTCGGTGGCAGTGTCGGGGTGGTCACCGGGTTGCTGTTCGGTGCGCTGCTGATCGCCTGGAACGTGCCGCTGGTGTTCTCGCTGTCGGCCATGCTGCTGGCATTCGCCTGCTCGGTAGGTACCGGCCTGGTGTTCGGCTACCTGCCCGCCAAGACCGCGGCGCAGCTCGACCCGGTCGTCGCGTTGGCCGTGCAATGACAGGATTATCGATGACGCCTTATCTGGTCTCCGGCCTGCTGGCCGCGCTGCTACTGGGCGGTTGTACCCAGACAGCCGATGCGCCGGCAGACCTGCCCACCGCTCCCGAACACTGGCGTAACGCCGCTGCCGAACCTGCCCCGGCGCCTCGTGAGCAGTGGTGGCGGGCCTTTGCCAGCAGCGAGCTCGACGCCTTCATGACGCAGGCCCTGCGCGACAATCAGAGTCTGGCCGCCGCCGTGGCGCGCCTGCGCCAGGCCGATGCAACCGCACGCCGCGCGGGTGCCGAACTGTCGCCGCGCCTTGATGGCAATCTTGCCGCCGAGCGCCAGGCACGCCTGGGCGGTAACGCGGATGTCGATGGCAATGCCTACCGCGGCAATGTCGCCGCCAGTTATGAAGTCGACCTTTGGGGGCGCCTGCGCGCCAGTCGCGACAGTGCCGCTTTTGCGCGCGATGCCAGCCAGTTCGACCGCGATGCCCTGCAGGTCTCCCTGAGCGCCGCAGTGGCATCGGCCTGGCTGGACGCTGTTGGCTTGCAGGAGCGCCAGCGCATCGCTCGCCTCAATCTGGAAAACGCCGAGCGCGTGCTGGGTACGGTCGAGGCGCGGCAGAGCGCCGGTGCGGCCACGTCGCTGGCGCTGGCCCAGCAACGTGGCGTGGTGGCCCTGCAGCGGCGTGAGCTGGCAGCCGTCACCCAGCAACGTGAGGACAGCCTGGCAACCCTGGCCGTATTGCTCGGTGCGCGCGTGGATCAGTTGCCGGCCAGCCAGGCGCGTTTGTTCGAACTGCCCATGCCCGATATCGGCGCAGGCATCCCCAGCGAGCTGCTGTTGGCGCGCCCGGATCTGGCCCGTGCCGAAGCCAACCTGGCGGCTGCGAATGCCAATCTGCAGGCCGCTCGCGCCGCTCTCCTGCCGCGCCTCAGCCTTAGCGCCACGCTCGGCGGCAGTGCCGACAGCGCCTCACGGGTATTCGCCAATCCGCTGTACTCCCTCGGCAGTGCGCTGACCGCGCCGATCTTCGACGGTGGCAGCCTGCGCGCCGACCGTGATCTGGCCATGGCGCAGCGTGAGGAGCTGCTGGCCGATTATCGCGGTGCGCTGATCACCGCCTTCGCCGAGGTCGAGGTGGCGCTCAATGGGTTGAGCGGCAGCGCTGCGCAGCAGCAGGCCCAGGACGAGGTACTGCGGCAGGCCGAGCGTGCCTTCCGCCTGGCCGAGTCCCGCTACCGTGCCGGCGCCGAAACCCTGCTCACGCTGCTCGATACGCAGCGCAGCCTCTACAGCGCGGAAGATGAAGCGGCACGACTGCGCATGCTGCACCTGCAGGCAAGCGTCAATCTGGCACGGGCGCTGGGCGGCGGCTGGCGTGAGGAGCCTGCCGGGTCGTCAAGGGCCGCGCCAAGCCACGATGGTGAGCAATGAAAGACGTGTCGATCAGGGTGATCGCCACTGCCACGGGTTCGCTCCAGCCAAGTCCTGGCGATCACCGAACTCGCTATCTTCGACCCATGCCAGTGCGCGCTCTAGAAAGTCTGCAAGACTGCTGTTGGCCCAGTCACTTTCTCTGCTTGCTTGCTCCATTTCAATGGCGGCGCGCCGGTCTGCCAGCAGAGCCCTGACAAACACCAGAAAACTGCTCTGGTCATGTACCGCTTGTAAATGGGCGTACAGATTCATAGACGGCATGCACCGCTCAAGTCTATTCGCCGTACCGATTCCTGAGCCACGCATCGATGGCATGCTGAATGTCGGGGCATGCCCGGTTGGCCTCTTCGACGATGCTGGCACCCGTTGCCGGACAGGTCAGGCCGAACTCGACGTGCAGCCAGGCCCGCAGATTTTCTGCCGAGCCTGGATCATCGGGTGGCTGGTTCAGGTCGGCGAAGCCCAGCTCGTCGTAGCCGATGCCGAACAGGAGCAGGAAGTCCTGGAAGTTCTTCGCCAGCACTCGATTGTCACAAGCTTCCGAATCCAGATGAACCACCGGTGCCTGCCGCGCGTCGGTGCCGCCGAGCAGCCAGAAGGCGATCATCGAACCATCCGGGCCGGCGCCGAAGCAGGCGAAGTGGGCAGCCATGGCTGCGTCGCCATCGAACCAGGCGAGCAGGCCACCGTAGTCGTCGGGCCTGAGGCGCATGCAGCCGCTGATGGGGTAATCGGTTTCATCCAGATAGTCGCAGATTCGGCGCAGCGCATCGGGGAGCTCGACGCCTGCGGGAACGCTGGCCTGGATACGCTGAAAGCGAGTCATGTCAGCAATTACTATCCATTAATGGGATTTATCGGAGGCTTCCTGCACCAGTAAGACGACTGTGCGAGTCACGTCATGAAGTCCGTTTTGGTTTGTGACCACTTTATGTCGCTTCAACCCTAGAGCTTCGGCTGCTGTGGAACAAGATCCTGCAGCTCCGGTCGTGGGTAGGTACGGAATTCGTCAGCCCATTTGTCCGGAGATGGAATTATCTCGAACGCAGGTAGTTCGTCGTAGATGAAATCGAATTTGAAGTTGCCGTCAGGGGTAAGTGTGAACGTAGCGGTGTACCAGGCATGCCCGTTTTCATGGAGGGCTGCCATTTTGGTACGTAGCTCGCGAAACGCATCGCTTACTTCATCTTCCGCGACGAACGACACTGTTTTTACGTCATTGAGCAGATAGTGGCCGGTCTCCGAAAAAAAACGGGTAATGGCCTGGAACGAATAGGTAGCGTCTGTCCAACCGTCCTCTGGCAGCACTTCGTACACACCTTGTGCGATGGTTTGCTGCAGCTGTTGAATTTCGGGTGTCATTTCATTGACCTGTAGGGTTTATGATCGTGTGCTTGGACGTAGTGCCGCCGAGCGAAGTACCGGCCACCACGTGGGAACCGGCATCGCCCTGAACGCCCTTGTGCAGGTCGCCGACTCGATACACCGGCACGCCTTGGGCTTTCACGTCCGGTGAGGACTTGGTCTTATTGTCGATACTGGCGAAGTTGCGACCTGTGCCTGATTAGCAGCCTGACCGATACGAATCACTGATTCACATCCCATATCGGTGCAGGCGATTGCGGGTGAAGCGATGCTATAGAAATCAGGTGTTGTGAACTAAGTCAGCCGGATAGTGCGCATGCGTTCTGAAAGACGAATCGTCTATTCTAAATAGCTTCACTACCAGTGCTGCTTCAAAGCACCAATAACCAACGTAGCCGGTGTCTTCGCCTTTATGGTTGTCGTACCACGCGGCAAGGTTCTTGTTGCCTTTGTACCAGCCGTCGAGGAATTTCTTGACCAGATTGGATTGCTCTTGCGAAGGCGCATCCAGTGCTTGCATCAACAGCGCATATTGCTTGGGGAACACCAATTCGTTGGATACGGCACGCTGGTGAGCGCCGAGTTTCACAGCGATACGATCCAGTAGCGCGTCCTGGCCTGCGTTGTTGATCAGCGCGATTACGCGCTCAAGGTGTGCTTCGTCCATATCGAGACAGACGGCCAGAGAGAGCCACCAGAAGAAATCCAGATAGTTGTCGAAACTCAGTCGCTCATATTGGAAACGGTTCTTTTGCTCGTCCGATGGCAATGCATCGCACAATAACTTCAGTTGCTCACGGACAGCCAACAGGCTTTTGAGGTCATCGCGAAAACCGGTAAGGCTATCCCCTCTTGAGTAGCGCATTATGATGCGATCAAGAATTTTCTTGGCAAGGTCATATGCCGCCTGAACCCTGCCATATGGCGCCAAGGAGTTGGACTCTAGTTCGTCGCGTATTTGTTGGATTACATCTTGATCGTAATCAATCCATTCATCGAAATACGCCGTCGTTTTCACGTTGTCACGAGTCATCAATTATTTCCTTTAAAAATTCGGAACTTTCCCAGCATTGCCTCTGATTACGTTACCTGCACTGTCAACCAGCTTGGCGTTTACCTTGCCATCCTCGCCAACACGAAGTACCCACTTTTGAACATCTCCGCGGCGCATGGACGCGCGAATGGCATCAGCCTGCCTTTTACCAACTTGTGCATCCAATCGGTTTCTTACCCAGGCATCATCTATCTGATTTGTGCCATCGGCCAATCTCTTGTTGAGCTGCGATGAGCCGTACTTCGCCTCGGTGATGATGTACTCGGGAGGCGGGTTTGAATTCTTGTAGACACCATCAATGCCGTTCTGCCCGGGCTTGTAATTGCCGTCCGTTTTACCCAGAGGCTCGTATCCTTTACCTACCATGGCCTCATGTGCCGCCTTCTCGCCTGTTGCCGCCTTGACGTGCACCCCAGGGCCCGAACTCTTGCCTACATATGCGGCTTTCTCGGCGTCGGCCGCCTCATCCAGAACTCGCACTCCACGTGCTGCCTTGCCCGCTCTACTCGCCCCCTTCACCACCACGCTGCCGGGTATGAACATCGACAGTACAGAGCCACCGGTCTGTGCATCGCTGGTCAGCTCGAACAAATCCCCGGCGTAGCCCGCGTTCATCATCTTGCTGGCCTGGCTGGCCAGTTCGTTGGCCTTGGTCAGGTCGCCGGCCTGGTGGGCGGCAAGGGCGGCCTTTTCCATGGCCTGGGCGCGCAGCGCGATTGGGGGGATGCCCGCCGCCGAGCTGTATTTGCTGGCCATCACGCCGAGGTTCCAGAGATCGGTAGGCAGGTTGCCGATGCCCTTGAGTATGCCAACGCCGGTATCCAGCGGGTCGTCAGTGCTGGCCTCGGCGATGCGTTTGGTGCTGCTCCAGGCGCCGGAACCGAAGTCTTTGGTCTTCTCCCACCGCGAGCGCTCGTGGGCTTCTGCGTCGAGCAGCGCCTGCAGTTCCGAGTTGGCCTCCTCGGCGGTTTTTTCGGCTGGGTATCTGCGCCGCGCTGGGTGGTGACGACCTTGCCCAATGCACCACCGACACCTGCGCCATTGCAACTGACCAGGCAGGTGGTGCTGTCCTAGCGCACCACGGGACTACCGTTGACCTTGACGTCGTTCTGGCCGCTGAGGAACTTGACGTAGCCGCTGCCGAGCGAGGTGCCGGCTACCACGTGGGAACCGGCATCGCCCTAGACGCCCTTGTGCAGGTAGCCGACGTTTGACGTCGAGCGAAGACTAGGTCTGATTGCCGATGGTGGCGAAGCAGACCTGTGCCTGATTAGGAGCCTGACCGATACGAATCACTGATTCACATCCCATATCGGTGCAGGCGATTGCGGGTGAAGCGATGCTATAGAAATCAGGTGTTGTGAACTAAGTCAGCCGGATAGTGCGCATGCGTTCTGAAAGACGAATCGTCTATTCCAAATAGCTTCACCACCAGTGCGGCTTCGAAACACCAATAACCAACGTAGCCGGTGTCTTCGCCCTTATGGTTGTCGTACCACGCTGCAAGGTTCTTGTTGCCTTTGTACCAGCCGTCGAGGAATTTCTTGACCAGATTGGATTGCTCTTGCGAAGGCGCATCCAGTGCTTGCAGCAACAGCGCATATTGCTTGGGGAACACCAATTCGTTGGATACGGCACGCTGATGAGCGCCGAGTTTCACGGCGATACGATCCAGTAGCGCGTCCTGGCCTGCGTTGTTGATCAGCGCGATTACGCGCTCAAGGTGTGCTTCGTCCATACCGAGACAGACGGCCAGAGAGAGCCACCAGAAGAAATCCAGGTAGTTGTCGAAACTCAGTCGCTCATATTGGATGCGTTTTTTTTGCTCGTCCTTAGGCAGGGCGTCGCACAGCGCTTTGAGTTGCTCACGCTCAGCGAGCAGTCTGACTACATGGCCGCTAAAATCGGCAACCCGGTCGCCACGCGAATAGCTCATGACGATGACTTCAAGCGCCTTATTGCAGAGATCCGCAGCGGCGGTCACCTTGCCGTAGGGCAGCGGTATGCCTCCAGAGTCGAGACGGTTCTGCTTCTGTTGCATTCTCTCCAGGTCATACGAAATCCATTTGTCGAAGAACTCTTTGCTCTTTAGCGTATCGCGCGGCATTGATCTGCCCCTCTGTCTCAAAATCCCGGAACCTTTTCGGCGTTACCCCTGACCACATTGCCAGAACTGTCGATAAGTCTTGGCCTATCGAGGCGCTTCATGACCCAGGCATCATCCATCTGATTGGTGCCATCGGCCAATCTCTTGCTGAGCTGCGATGAGTTGTACTTCGCCTCAGTGATGAGGTATTCGGGGGGCGGGTTTGAGTTCTTGTAGACGCTATTTAGTCTACTGATAGTAGTTGTATATGCCCGAGTCTTTTTCGGTTTTCAAGTGAATAGCTGGGTCTTAAAGTCGGCGAAGGAGGGTGCAACTGGCTCCGTATGCGGAGCGAAATCATCGGATTGGTTGTGATCCCAAAGTACTACCTCAGGGCATTCAGCGTTTTTCCGAAAATCTAAGCAGAGAAAGTCACCAGAAAAAAGCGCTGCGAAAGGAATGAGCTTGCAGCCGATCTCGTCAGGATCATCGCCGAGTCGGGAGTCCAACGCTGTCATCACTACCGATATGTCGTACTCACCTATATCCTCTGAGTTAGGGTCTAGCATAACGGGTAGAAAGCGTTCAATCAGTCTGTCCGTACCCTCATGCATAAATAGATTTTTTTCGGGGATTCCACCATTGCCGTATTGGAGGAACTCAATAAAATCCTGAGGCAGTTTTACTCTGCAGTAACGCTCGAGTGAAGTGGTCGCTTCAATAGGGGGCGCTGAAATCTGGCCTACTATTTTTAATTCCATAACAAACTCCTGGTTCATCTCTTGCCTGCCGCCCACATGCCTGTAGACCGACCGCCAGAGTGAGTAATGATGTTATGCGGCCCAAACGGAACAAGTTCCATTCTACCCGGCAGCTCTGAGTGGTGCCATGTGAACCCGCTAGGGCGACCTCCGGGTATCTGGCTATCCAGCCATTTGAACTGCGCTTTGTCGCCCGTTTTCCACAAATGCTCAGGGAGGTGTTCGACCCGGCTGACCAATCCTGCTTTCTCGAAATCTGGAAACTTGGTGCCAGGTTTGAAAGGCACATCTGGTATCAAACCCTCCGCTATTGCTTGCCGCTTTATCGCTTCCTTTTGTCCTCGGGTGAGGTTCTCACCACCAGGGAAATCTTTTTCCCATGACCAGCGTTTGTTTGAGTTCACTAGCTTTGCGTATTGTTGAGC
Coding sequences:
- a CDS encoding DUF1161 domain-containing protein — protein: MKGWTAVMLVLGLLGSNAWAAPKSCEELRQEIEVKIQAAGVASYTLEIVTNEEVEDDSMVIGTCDNGTRKVIYQRNDLTGSRMM
- a CDS encoding MacB family efflux pump subunit, yielding MVAPTTAALIELQGIRRTYGGENGAPAVDVLRGISLSIQAGEFVAIVGTSGSGKSTLMNMLGCLDRPSAGTYRFAGEDVAAFDVDQLAWLRREAFGFVFQGYHLIATESARENVEVPAIYAGMPAEQRRERASALLRRLGLDERLEHRPGQLSGGQQQRVSIARALMNGGRIILADEPTGALDSRSGEEVMALLHELADAGHTIILITHDRDVAAQARRVIEIRDGEIISDSGATLPSNALPAPDMRQAGRDSGASFFSELGEMMRGAWRVLLIHRFRTALTLLGIVIGVASVIVMLAVGEGARQKVVAEMGVMGANMMYVSSDVPRTGGPIGVLTESDFEAIGKLREVARVMPVLRDPALIRHGQQALQTEVLGVGENLPHIHRWPVARGRFFSAAENREIAPVAVLGHEVYTSVFPDGSDPLGTIILINSSPFEVIGVMSEKGSEAGGNYPDEQVLVPHSTGVVRVFPKLRDESYGAIEVKRSDLVAQAQAALEELMLQRHGRQDFRVYNSAAKLQAEAKTRQSMTLMLGLIAAVSLLVGGIGVMNVMLMTVRERTREIGIRMATGARQRDILRQFLTESVLVTLVGGSVGVVTGLLFGALLIAWNVPLVFSLSAMLLAFACSVGTGLVFGYLPAKTAAQLDPVVALAVQ
- a CDS encoding efflux RND transporter periplasmic adaptor subunit, which encodes MTFSPFPIRRRWLLAAVALVPVIALAWFNGEPTPAYETAVVGRGDVEATVVAIGTLQPRYSVDVGAQVSGQIMRLHVEPGDQVEKGQLLAEIDASLHEATVEADRAALQGLRAQLEEQQAQLLLARQQHERQTHLARLDATREEDVQAAAAGYKSARARLDNLRAKIAESQALLKRNEAQLSYTRIYAPIAGSVLGVDVKEGQTLNATYQTPTVMRIADLRSMTGWTRVSEADIRRVKAGLPLYFTTLGGDERRWRSTVRQVLPAPPVTTTGQGEASSSAAEPEKVVQYTVLFEVDNNDGELMPQMTAQVVFVTASAKGVLTAPLDALQGKPGNYQVRVLAGNQAQQRAVKVGARDRQVAEILEGLQEGERLVTGDAPADSGMSRFQW
- a CDS encoding aminopeptidase yields the protein MTTAMLAHCTSYLVDLPRRVAVPLFALLLAGCSTVDYYGQLARGQLQLLHARQPVQALIDDPSTKPQLRQRLALSQEARSFASEHLGLPDNRSYRLYADLQRPFVVWNLFATPEFSLQPQLHCFPIAGCVAYRGFYEQNRARGAAALLDAQGLDTYLGGVEAYSTLGWFDDPILNTMLRWSDERLVAVIFHELAHQQYYLAGDTAFNESYATFVEREGLRQWRAARGLPAAQALPVQPREQFSELVLASRARLEALYASGLDADAMRAGKQAEFDRLRDEYRQLQATQWKGVGYYDGWINGPLNNAKLLPFGLYDRWVEAFAGLFREAQGDWPTFYRRVAELGALSDEQRLIQLQALDAVREK
- a CDS encoding HAD family hydrolase, producing the protein MQQRTVLFDLDGTLTDPREGITRSVQYALAQLDIHEPDLQALEHFIGPPLLQCFMHTYSLSEARAWDAVNHYRVRFRDVGLYENQVFDGVVELLQLLREQGRTLYIATSKPTVFATEIARHFDFGRYFKTIYGSELDGTRTNKVELIAHLLEQEGLDPADTLMIGDRKHDLIGAHSNGLDAVAVGYGFGSLEELSGERPAHHFQTLAQLHQAFAG